The Nocardia arthritidis genome has a window encoding:
- a CDS encoding GNAT family N-acetyltransferase: MRAESLAAAVLSNATGAAERAAARAGVVVRSLTEMADLVEACRLCETMWGFAPEDRPLAPNLLRALSKSDGYVAGAFDGAEMVGVGVGFHAAPARLLLHSHITGVVDRMRGRSVGFALKTHQRAWALRNGVETIGWTFDPLVRRNAYFNIVKLGAIPVEYLPDFYGPMSDAVNAGDATDRLLVRWRLRAPEVAAACDGRPTGIGAATAATAARDNYPAPKPVVALGISADGGPVTGSVDGRTVLVAVPRDITGLRAADPAVARSWRAAVRAVMTELLNDGARITGFDRDGGYLLTKENE, translated from the coding sequence ATGAGAGCCGAATCGCTCGCCGCGGCGGTGTTATCGAATGCGACCGGCGCCGCCGAGCGAGCCGCCGCCCGCGCCGGTGTGGTGGTCCGTTCGCTGACCGAGATGGCGGATCTGGTCGAGGCGTGCCGGTTGTGCGAGACGATGTGGGGGTTCGCGCCGGAGGATCGGCCGCTGGCGCCGAATCTGTTGCGCGCGTTGTCGAAATCGGACGGGTATGTGGCGGGCGCCTTCGACGGCGCCGAAATGGTCGGCGTCGGCGTCGGATTCCACGCCGCGCCCGCGCGGCTGCTGCTGCACAGCCACATCACCGGTGTGGTGGACCGGATGCGCGGGCGCAGTGTGGGTTTCGCCTTGAAGACGCATCAGCGCGCCTGGGCGCTGCGCAACGGCGTCGAGACCATCGGCTGGACCTTCGATCCGCTGGTGCGCCGCAATGCCTACTTCAACATCGTCAAACTCGGTGCGATCCCGGTGGAATACCTGCCCGACTTCTACGGGCCGATGTCCGACGCCGTCAACGCGGGCGATGCCACCGACCGGCTGCTGGTCCGGTGGCGGCTGCGCGCACCCGAGGTGGCAGCGGCCTGCGACGGACGGCCGACCGGGATCGGGGCGGCGACGGCCGCCACTGCGGCCCGGGATAACTATCCGGCTCCGAAACCGGTTGTGGCGCTCGGTATTTCCGCCGACGGTGGGCCTGTCACCGGATCGGTCGACGGCCGCACCGTGCTGGTCGCGGTGCCGCGGGACATCACCGGATTGCGCGCGGCGGATCCGGCCGTGGCCAGGAGCTGGCGCGCCGCGGTGCGCGCGGTCATGACCGAGCTGCTGAACGACGGCGCGCGCATCACCGGATTCGACCGCGACGGCGGCTATCTATTGACCAAGGAGAACGAATGA
- a CDS encoding serine hydrolase — MTATTRTGSAEAQRRIADVFAAAGAEGNLHARALDSPAEIGWAADEPVVLASVFKIPVALAYARQVAAGALDPAERTTVTARDRIGGIGTAGCTDDVEMSWRDLAAFALTMSDNAATDVLLRRVGIDAVREVLAELGLHRTRLIGGCEDLFATVRQDLSSQFPDIDPGDLDALFAAANPEQLRALSVCDPARTTASTPREITALLAAIWQDTAGPAAACAEVRAIMHRQIWPHRLSSGFGDEVLIGAKTGTLPFVRNEAGVLTFPDEKRYAVAIFTVAAQANLRAPAIDAAIGSAARIAVDALRDAESAN, encoded by the coding sequence ATGACAGCCACCACCCGTACCGGCTCGGCCGAGGCGCAGCGGCGCATCGCCGACGTATTCGCCGCGGCCGGCGCCGAGGGCAACCTGCACGCGCGCGCCCTGGACAGCCCGGCCGAAATCGGTTGGGCGGCAGATGAACCGGTCGTGCTGGCATCGGTATTCAAGATTCCGGTCGCGCTCGCCTATGCCCGCCAGGTCGCCGCGGGTGCGCTGGATCCGGCCGAGCGCACCACCGTCACCGCGCGCGACCGGATCGGCGGAATCGGCACCGCGGGTTGCACCGACGACGTCGAGATGAGCTGGCGCGACCTGGCGGCGTTCGCGCTGACGATGAGCGATAACGCCGCCACCGATGTGCTGCTGCGCCGGGTCGGCATCGATGCGGTGCGCGAGGTGCTCGCCGAGCTCGGACTGCACCGCACCCGGCTCATCGGCGGCTGCGAAGATCTGTTCGCCACGGTCCGGCAGGATCTGTCGTCGCAGTTCCCGGACATCGACCCGGGCGACCTCGACGCCCTGTTCGCCGCCGCGAATCCCGAGCAGCTGCGCGCGCTCTCGGTCTGCGATCCGGCCCGCACCACCGCGAGCACACCACGAGAGATCACCGCGCTGCTCGCCGCGATCTGGCAGGACACCGCGGGTCCCGCCGCGGCGTGTGCCGAGGTGCGCGCCATCATGCACCGGCAGATCTGGCCGCATCGGCTCTCCAGCGGCTTCGGCGACGAGGTGCTCATCGGCGCCAAGACCGGCACCCTGCCGTTCGTTCGCAACGAGGCGGGCGTACTCACCTTCCCGGATGAAAAACGTTACGCGGTAGCCATTTTCACCGTCGCGGCGCAGGCGAACCTGCGCGCGCCCGCGATCGATGCCGCGATCGGCAGCGCCGCGAGGATCGCCGTCGACGCGCTGCGCGACGCGGAATCCGCCAACTGA
- a CDS encoding M20/M25/M40 family metallo-hydrolase — MTSVEMRGDASAGPGTVRRFRAELPALLADIERLVCCESPSTDLAAVARGADAVAAVGGALLGVAPERIVLSGRTHLRWRFGSPARVLVLGHHDTVWPVGSVRTHPFAVRDGKLYGPGCFDMKAGLALALRAVAALPDRSGVTILVTGDEELGAPSSRELIVDTARGCAAVLVAEPAAGTALKIVRKGVSHYRIRVRGRAAHAGLEPERGVNATVELAHQIGVVAALGDAAVGTSVTPTLMSAGTAANTVPAEASCAVDVRAATVAEQDRVDAAMRGLRPLLDGAELEVLGGPNRPPLAAESSRELFGRAQRLGAALGIGPITGAAVGGGSDGNLTAGIGIPTLDGLGACGDGAHADHEHVLIDELPGRAALFHVLLEELLGVSESTSIQKGRTT, encoded by the coding sequence ATGACGTCGGTCGAAATGCGCGGCGACGCGTCCGCCGGGCCGGGGACGGTGCGGCGGTTCCGTGCCGAACTGCCCGCGCTGCTGGCCGATATCGAGCGGCTGGTGTGCTGCGAATCGCCGTCGACGGACCTGGCGGCGGTGGCCCGCGGGGCGGATGCGGTGGCGGCGGTCGGCGGTGCGCTGCTGGGCGTCGCACCGGAACGGATCGTGCTGTCCGGTCGCACCCATCTGCGGTGGCGCTTCGGCAGCCCGGCCCGGGTGCTCGTGCTCGGTCACCACGACACGGTGTGGCCGGTGGGTTCGGTGCGCACCCATCCGTTCGCGGTGCGCGACGGAAAGCTTTACGGCCCTGGGTGTTTCGATATGAAGGCGGGTCTGGCGCTGGCACTGCGCGCGGTGGCCGCACTGCCGGATCGGTCGGGGGTAACGATTCTGGTCACCGGTGACGAGGAGCTGGGCGCACCGTCGTCGCGCGAATTGATCGTCGATACGGCACGGGGCTGCGCGGCCGTTCTGGTGGCCGAGCCTGCCGCCGGAACCGCGCTGAAGATCGTCCGAAAAGGAGTGTCGCACTATCGGATTCGAGTGCGCGGCCGGGCCGCCCACGCCGGGCTGGAACCCGAGCGCGGGGTGAACGCCACCGTCGAGCTGGCCCATCAGATCGGCGTCGTCGCAGCCCTGGGCGACGCGGCGGTCGGCACCTCCGTGACACCGACGCTGATGTCGGCGGGCACCGCGGCGAATACGGTTCCCGCCGAGGCGTCGTGCGCGGTGGATGTACGGGCCGCGACGGTGGCCGAACAGGATCGGGTCGATGCCGCGATGCGCGGGCTGCGACCGCTGCTCGACGGCGCCGAACTGGAGGTGCTCGGCGGCCCGAACCGGCCGCCGTTGGCCGCCGAGTCGTCGCGCGAATTGTTCGGCCGCGCACAACGTCTCGGTGCCGCACTCGGTATCGGGCCGATCACCGGCGCTGCCGTCGGCGGCGGCTCCGACGGAAATCTCACCGCGGGCATCGGCATACCGACCTTGGATGGGCTCGGGGCATGCGGCGATGGCGCGCATGCCGATCACGAACATGTGCTGATCGATGAATTGCCGGGCCGCGCCGCACTTTTCCATGTACTGCTGGAGGAATTGCTCGGCGTGAGCGAGAGCACATCGATCCAGAAAGGTAGGACAACATGA